GGACTGCGGTGATTTCGCAGCCTCACCCTTGTTTGTTGAACCTGTTCCACCTCCTATCGTCATAATTGTGTTAATCTTTCGTCATGACGTACAAACCCGCACTGGAGGAATGACCATGGCCATGCGCCTGAATGACGTGACGCTTGAAAACCGGATCAATCAAATCATTGAAGGGAAGCGCGATGATTTAATTGATATCAGCAATAAAATCTGGAATCTGGCCGAGACAAGATTCGAAGAGTATGAGTCTGCAGAGCTGCTTTGCCAAGCGCTGGAACGGGAAGGGTTCAGTGTGCAACGAGGTGTCGGAGGGATAAAGACAGCCTTTATCGGCGAGGTTGGAAGCGGTTCTCCGGTCGTTGCTATCATCGGGGAGTTCGATGCACTCTCCGGCCTTAGCCAACAGCCTGGCACGCCCGTGAAGAGCCCGGTTCAACAAGGCGGGAATGGCCACGGCTGCGGGCATAACCTGCTCGGAACCGGCGCCTTTGCTGCAGCCATTGCGCTTAAACAGATGGTGGAAGAACTCGGTCTTCCGGGGACCATACGGTACTATGGATGCCCCGGCGAAGAAGGCGGTTCTGGGAAAACATACATGGTCCGGGCAGGCCTGTTTGACGATGTCGACTTTAGTTTGACGTGGCATCCAATGGGGCACAACGGAATTATGGCAGCGAGATCGCTCGCCAATTACCAAGTCTATTACCGTTTTCGGGGGACGAGTTCGCATGCAGCCGCCTCTCCGCACCTCGGCAGGAGTGCTCTTGATGCGGTGGAACTGATGAACGTCGGGGTGAATTACCTGCGCGAGCACGTCATCCCGGAAGCGCGTCTACACTACGCCGTGACCAACACCGGTGGCAGGTCACCGAACGTCGTTCAGGCCGAAGCAGATGTCCTCTATCTGGTTCGTGCGCCAAGGGTGTCGCAGGTTGAGGACATCTATCAGCGGGTCTGCAACATTGCGCGAGGGGCAGCCTTGATGACCGACACCGAAGTGGAAATCGTGTTTGACAAGGCGTGTTCAAATCTGGTGCAAAACAAGACCTTGGAAGACGTGATGCAAGAGAAATTTACGATGTTAGGCGTGCCCGATTATGATACGCAGGAACTCGAGTTCGCGAAGGACTTGCGTGCGACCTTGACTGATGCAGAGCGTGACAGCGTGCGAGACCCAGCCATCCGGGACAAGGACATTGCAGATAGAATCAGCCCACCCGAAGAACTCAGCGAAGCCGCATCCGGTGGATATGGCTCAACAGACGTGGGCGATGTCAGTTGGGTGACACCCACCGCGCAGTGCAACACCGCGTGTTGGGTGGTAGGTACAACGGCGCATACGTGGCAAGTGGTCAGCATTGGTTCCACTTCGATTGCACACAAGGGGATGCTGCATGCAGGCAAGGTGATGGCAGCCACAGCTCTCGAGGTGATGCAGAACCCGGCTTTGATAGAGGCAGCAAAGGCGGAACTGAAACAGCGCATCGGCAGTAAGCCATATCAGTGCCCAATTCCGCCGCAAGTTCTGCCGGCGGCGAGCCGGTAGTGCTGAGCGCTACAGATAGATTCACAGGGACAGCATTGTTGGCGCCGGTTTGGTACCGTTAGACCCAACCCACAGCTCATAATGGATCCGTTTCGTCCACTGCCACCGCCACCCGCGGTGGCAGCGGACGTATACGGGGCACAAACCGCTAAAGTCTGAGCCCCAATACCATCTACCTCGATTTCAGCGAAAGCTCCGCTTCATAAGCACAACCCGCCATCCGTCTGGGTCTTCGATGGTAATACCGTCCTTTTCCCAGTAAGGGTTTTCCGGTGGAACGGGTAGATATTCCATGGCCCGAAGCCGCTCTACTATCTCACTCACTGCGTTCTCATTGGGAATATAGAAGACCAAGAGATTGTCTCTAGTTGGTGCAGGACAAGGGCTTCCATTCACATGGTGAGTGAACTCAAGGTGATAACTGATTCCTGGTAAGCCTAATATCTCGCCATCATAACCTTGATGTCCTTGAAAACCGCCGATTCGTTCCAACCCTATCCCTTCGGTGTAAAAGCGAACAACTTCGTTCAATTTATCCGTTGGACGTGCAATTCTGACTTGTGCCACAGGCAAATCTTGTGACCACTCTGAAGTGGACATGACGTATTTCCCCCAATCGAGTCTGTGGACTCCACCATCTGAAGAGGCTGTACAAAGCATATGGGTTCTAGGTTACCCACTTCTCCCCCTTTCTGGTGTCAAAAAATTATTTACACCTTAACTTTGGTTAGGTGTGCGCTGTGATAGATGGTTGTAACATGGTCAGGGTTACGAAGCGGATGGATGGTATTAAAGGGGCCGGTGTATGATGCGGGACTCACTGTGACAGCGCTAGAGATTGAGAGGGTAACGGATAAAAAGCGAAGTGCATTTAAGGTTTGAAGGGGAGAGGCACAAGGTATGAAACGTAAGCACCAAAATGTATCTCGAGAACTGAGGCGAAGTGGCACTGGGACCGTGAGACGGTTGACCTTGGTGTCCATTGCGGCGCTGACGACGTCCATGCTGCTGGCGTCGGCAGGGTACGGGACACGTGCGCTTGCTGCTACTACTACAATTACCGGTAAGTGGGTCGATATCACAAATAGCGGCGGGTCATTCAAGCAGCCCATTGGAGTTGCTGTCGACAGCGCAGGTGATGTGTTTGTCGTGAACAGTGGAAACAGCACTACCCATGTTGTGGAAGAACTGCCCACTGGCAGTCACACGTGGCAGGACATTTCGTACGGTGGTTCGTTCCGGTTCGCATCAGACATTACAGTAGACAGCGCAGGCGACGTCTTTGTGACGAATGAGGGGAACACCACCAGTAACGCGGTGGTGGAATTACCGCACGGGGCGACAACATGGCAGGACATTACGGCTGGCAACACCTTCATAGTGCCCTCAGGCATCATAGTTGACGGCGCCGGGGACCTGTATGTTGAGGATTACGGGGCTAGCAAACTCTACGAACGCCTCGGTGGACATATTCATTGGCAGGACATTACCAATGGTGCACCGTTCAATGGTCCGTCTGGCATCGCGGAGGACAGTGCAGGAGATGTCTTTGTCACGAACCGGACGGCCACAGCGGGCAAATACGTGCTGGAGTTGCCGAACGGGCAGAGCACGCAGAGCACGTGGCAAGACATATCAGGCAGTGGTTCTTTCAGCGGCCCGTTTGGTATTGGCGTGAACAGTGCTGGGGACGTGTTTGTGACGAATATGTACGACACCAGCAGCAATGCGGTAGAGGAATTGCCTCCTGGCGGAAGCGGCGGAAGCGGCGGGAGCACATGGGAGGACCTCACCGGCAGCGGATCATTTAACGGCCCCACTGGTATCGCGGTGGACAGTACGGGGGACCTGTTTGTAGTGAACGTCGCGAACAGCACAAGCAACGCAGTTGTTGAATATGTGGTGGCTCCGGGTGCACCAACGGGGCTTTCCTCCGGCAGCACGACGGCCACGGGAACAACGTTACGTTGGTCTCCCGTAGCAGGTGCGGCAACCTACAACGTGTATCAAGACGGCACGCAGGTGGCAACAGGCATAACTACCACCAACTACACGGTGGATAATCTCTTGCCAGGCACGGCCCATTCCTTTACCGTCACGGCGGTGAATGGCGGCGGTGAATCAGCGCCGAGTCAGCCTGTGATGGTCACTGCGGCGAGCATCGGATCGGTCAATATGACGTTTGGCAGCAGCGATGTGCTGAGCGGGACGACAAGAACGGTCACTGGTGTGGTGTATGACGTGTACCACGTGCCCGTGCCGAACGCCGTGGTGGATTTGTCCAGCACAATTGGCACTTGGGGCGCGTCCTCAGTGACTGCGGATGGCACTGGTGCGTTTAGCGTGCATTGGGCAGCGTCGCAAGAGACATCTGAGACTCCTGGGACAGTGACCGCAACGGTGTATGGCACAGTCTACGGAGCAGTCAGCAATGTGGCTCCGACGGTCATCGCCTTGGACGTTGCTCCGCTGCCGGTCGTGAGCACGACGACGTTGCCGGATGCTACCGTAGGGAACAGTTACTCGGCTCCACTCAGTGTTACGGGTGGCTTTACACCCTACACGTGGAGTGTTATCAACGGCGCGTTGCCGACAGGATTGACTCTTGATGCAA
The Alicyclobacillus curvatus genome window above contains:
- a CDS encoding putative Ig domain-containing protein codes for the protein MKRKHQNVSRELRRSGTGTVRRLTLVSIAALTTSMLLASAGYGTRALAATTTITGKWVDITNSGGSFKQPIGVAVDSAGDVFVVNSGNSTTHVVEELPTGSHTWQDISYGGSFRFASDITVDSAGDVFVTNEGNTTSNAVVELPHGATTWQDITAGNTFIVPSGIIVDGAGDLYVEDYGASKLYERLGGHIHWQDITNGAPFNGPSGIAEDSAGDVFVTNRTATAGKYVLELPNGQSTQSTWQDISGSGSFSGPFGIGVNSAGDVFVTNMYDTSSNAVEELPPGGSGGSGGSTWEDLTGSGSFNGPTGIAVDSTGDLFVVNVANSTSNAVVEYVVAPGAPTGLSSGSTTATGTTLRWSPVAGAATYNVYQDGTQVATGITTTNYTVDNLLPGTAHSFTVTAVNGGGESAPSQPVMVTAASIGSVNMTFGSSDVLSGTTRTVTGVVYDVYHVPVPNAVVDLSSTIGTWGASSVTADGTGAFSVHWAASQETSETPGTVTATVYGTVYGAVSNVAPTVIALDVAPLPVVSTTTLPDATVGNSYSAPLSVTGGFTPYTWSVINGALPTGLTLDASTGAVSGKPSAAGASTLTVQVKDADGNTATKSLSITVNAAATPGQSSSNAGSTRHVNRPPMKILNAPFTAPGQPGQPYSLTLNASGGLPPYTWKVVSGSLQPGLTLDEKTGVISGMTQSTTPEILTVQVTDATGVEQTEQVVIDMLPLAARQVAWQVHGLNTLNVPVVVQSDAGKETTYMPIWYVMQLLKPMDITSTWDGKHWGMTTSTQPDVSNIRTGSGNTEISLNGTLVQNVNTVAATDPSTNKPTMYMPIWYVMQLLNRVGLHSTWNGTTWTVTK
- a CDS encoding amidohydrolase, translated to MRLNDVTLENRINQIIEGKRDDLIDISNKIWNLAETRFEEYESAELLCQALEREGFSVQRGVGGIKTAFIGEVGSGSPVVAIIGEFDALSGLSQQPGTPVKSPVQQGGNGHGCGHNLLGTGAFAAAIALKQMVEELGLPGTIRYYGCPGEEGGSGKTYMVRAGLFDDVDFSLTWHPMGHNGIMAARSLANYQVYYRFRGTSSHAAASPHLGRSALDAVELMNVGVNYLREHVIPEARLHYAVTNTGGRSPNVVQAEADVLYLVRAPRVSQVEDIYQRVCNIARGAALMTDTEVEIVFDKACSNLVQNKTLEDVMQEKFTMLGVPDYDTQELEFAKDLRATLTDAERDSVRDPAIRDKDIADRISPPEELSEAASGGYGSTDVGDVSWVTPTAQCNTACWVVGTTAHTWQVVSIGSTSIAHKGMLHAGKVMAATALEVMQNPALIEAAKAELKQRIGSKPYQCPIPPQVLPAASR
- a CDS encoding VOC family protein; this translates as MSTSEWSQDLPVAQVRIARPTDKLNEVVRFYTEGIGLERIGGFQGHQGYDGEILGLPGISYHLEFTHHVNGSPCPAPTRDNLLVFYIPNENAVSEIVERLRAMEYLPVPPENPYWEKDGITIEDPDGWRVVLMKRSFR